A window from Candidatus Poribacteria bacterium encodes these proteins:
- a CDS encoding CDP-alcohol phosphatidyltransferase family protein, with the protein MTEKLRVVERKIINPLAVKIAPYISANFVSALSLLAALGAGAAFWERKPVTGAILILTNGFFDLLDGCVARARGESSAFGSFVDKIIDKYSDLIFILGMLLGGIAHPIPSIISMVGIPLATYINSAVEGLTKGEVKLQEKFSLRFVRIILLVGGGFLRRTDMAIWLVAGTVLYAVISRMTYNLILLRRHVKGA; encoded by the coding sequence ATGACCGAGAAGCTAAGGGTTGTGGAGAGGAAGATCATAAATCCGCTGGCGGTGAAAATAGCACCTTATATCTCAGCGAATTTCGTCTCTGCGCTCTCTCTCCTGGCAGCATTGGGGGCAGGTGCCGCATTCTGGGAGAGAAAACCGGTCACAGGGGCGATATTGATACTGACCAACGGATTCTTCGATCTCCTAGATGGATGTGTCGCCAGAGCAAGAGGAGAGTCTTCAGCCTTTGGATCGTTCGTCGATAAGATCATAGATAAGTATTCAGATCTGATCTTCATCCTTGGCATGCTTCTCGGCGGTATCGCACATCCTATACCCTCTATCATCTCCATGGTGGGCATCCCACTGGCCACCTATATCAACTCGGCCGTCGAGGGCTTAACCAAAGGGGAGGTGAAGCTGCAGGAGAAGTTCTCGCTTAGATTTGTCAGGATCATCCTACTGGTCGGGGGGGGATTCCTGAGGCGAACCGATATGGCGATCTGGCTCGTGGCCGGGACGGTTCTCTACGCCGTCATCTCGAGGATGACCTACAACTTGATCCTTCTCAGGCGGCATGTTAAAGGGGCATAA